In one window of Osmia lignaria lignaria isolate PbOS001 chromosome 11, iyOsmLign1, whole genome shotgun sequence DNA:
- the LOC117603801 gene encoding prestin isoform X2 yields MEKEDIFLQVSLERPVYEQEALNRDYQYEKPKTPVFQNAINNIKSTNWKSYFMSAIPTISWLKKYRWKENIISDIISGLTVAIMHIPQGMAYALLGNVPPVVGIYMAFFPVLVYFFFGTSRHVSMGTFAVVCLMTGKTVTTYSVSHNEIINPNATNATSDHPEEYLYTPIQVATAVTLMVGIYQIVMYIFHLGIISTLLSEPLVNSFTTGAAVYVLTSQIKDLLGLKIPRQKGYFQLIFTLIDIFKDIQNTNLAAVIVSLITIIVLVCNNEFLKPWASKKCSIPIPIELIAVVSGTLISKYFYLSEKYSIRDVGDIPTGLPTPQIPTFELLHLVAIDSIAITMVSYTITISMALIFAQKLNYKIDSNQELLAMVALKGMFQQANQLMKFWKLSKYDAIIWIVTFLIVVIVSIDIGLLSGIILSLGIILLQSLRPYTCLLGHIPNTDLYLDSSRFKTAVEIPGLKIFHYCGTLNFANSDYFKSELNKLIGINPQKVIEQKAKLKEKGIYMDTQDSEDIQELRCIIMDMSALSYIDSSGVSTLHSTIKDFQQIDVHFYFVNCTSPIFETIKRCDLYLHGKFTLKMFATIQDAKTYFEKEMCLRY; encoded by the exons ATGGAGAAAGAAGATATATTTTTGCAAGTAAGTTTAGAAAGGCCTGTTTATGAACAAGAAGCCTTAAATAGAGATTATCAGTATGAAAAACCAAAAACACCTG tatttcaaaatgcaataaataatataaaatcaacAAATTGGAAGTCGTATTTTATGTCTGCAATTCCAACTATAAGTTGGTTAAAAAAATATAGatggaaagaaaatataatatcggATATAATATCTGGTTTAACAGTAGCAATTATGCATATTCCTCAGGGGATGGCTTATGCACTTTTAGGAAATGTACCACCAGTAGTTGGTATATATATGGCATTCTTTCCTGTTttagtatattttttctttgGTACATCTAGACATGTATCAATgg GAACATTCGCCGTGGTTTGCTTAATGACTGGGAAAACAGTGACGACTTATTCGGTATCAcacaatgaaattataaatccGAATGCTACAAATGCAACGTCCGATCATCCCGAAGAATATTTATATACACCCATACAAGTAGCAACAGCAGTTACATTAATGGTTGGGATATATCAG ATCGTAATGTATATATTTCATTTGGGTATAATAAGCACATTACTTAGCGAACCTTTAGTCAATAGTTTTACGACCGGAGCAGCCGTTTATGTCTTAACATCTCAAATCAAAGATTTGTTAGGTTTAAAAATACCAAGACAAAAAGGatattttcaacttattttt acATTGATAGATATATTTAAAGATATACAGAATACAAATTTGGCTGCTGTAATCGTATCATTGATAACTATTATCGTTCTTGTttgtaataatgaatttttaaag CCTTGGGCAAGCAAAAAGTGCAGTATCCCAATACCAATTGAATTGATAGCAGTTGTGAGTGGAACattaatttcgaaatatttttatttgtctgAGAAATATAGTATTCGAGATGTAGGTGATATTCCAACTGG ATTGCCAACACCACAAATACCAACGTTTGAGCTGTTACACTTGGTAGCGATAGATAGTATCGCTATAACTATGGTTTCTTACACCATAACTATATCGATGGCCTTAATATTTGCACAAAaacttaattataaaattgactCGAATCAAGAACTTCTTGCTATG GTAGCGTTGAAAGGAATGTTTCAGCAAGCCAATCAACttatgaaattttggaaattaagTAAATACGATGCGATCATTTGGATCGTGACGTTCTTGATAGTAGTAATAGTAAGCATTGACATTGGTTTACTAAGTGGAATAATATTGTCACTtggaattattttattgcaaagTCTTAGACCGTATACTTGTTTATTGGGACATATACCAAACACGGATTTATATTTAGATTCGAGTAGATTCAAAACG GCAGTAGAAATTCCtggattaaaaatatttcattattgtgGAACTTTGAACTTCGCGAACAGCGATTATTTTAAATCGGAATTAAACAAGTTGATCGGTATAAATCCACAAAAAGTTATCGAACAGAAGGCTAagttaaaagaaaaagggattTATATGGATACACAAGATTCAGAAGATATACAAGAGCTAAGGTGTATAATAATGGATATGAGCGCGTTAAGTTATATCGACTCTAGCGGTGTAAGCACTTTGCACTCGACGATAAAAGATTTCCAACAAATTGacgtacatttttattttgttaattgtacaaGTCCTATCTTTGAAACCATTAAAAGATGTGACTTGTATCTACATGGAAAATTTACGCTTAAGATGTTTGCGACTATACAAGATGCTAAAACGTATTTTGAAAAGGAAATGTGCTTAAGGTATTGA
- the LOC117603801 gene encoding prestin isoform X1, which translates to MEKEDIFLQVSLERPVYEQEALNRDYQYEKPKTPVFQNAINNIKSTNWKSYFMSAIPTISWLKKYRWKENIISDIISGLTVAIMHIPQGMAYALLGNVPPVVGIYMAFFPVLVYFFFGTSRHVSMGTFAVVCLMTGKTVTTYSVSHNEIINPNATNATSDHPEEYLYTPIQVATAVTLMVGIYQIVMYIFHLGIISTLLSEPLVNSFTTGAAVYVLTSQIKDLLGLKIPRQKGYFQLIFTLIDIFKDIQNTNLAAVIVSLITIIVLVCNNEFLKPWASKKCSIPIPIELIAVVSGTLISKYFYLSEKYSIRDVGDIPTGLPTPQIPTFELLHLVAIDSIAITMVSYTITISMALIFAQKLNYKIDSNQELLAMGLSNIVGSCFSCMPVSASLSRSLIQQTVGGRTQIASIVSCLILLTILLWIAPFFEPLPRCVLASIIVVALKGMFQQANQLMKFWKLSKYDAIIWIVTFLIVVIVSIDIGLLSGIILSLGIILLQSLRPYTCLLGHIPNTDLYLDSSRFKTAVEIPGLKIFHYCGTLNFANSDYFKSELNKLIGINPQKVIEQKAKLKEKGIYMDTQDSEDIQELRCIIMDMSALSYIDSSGVSTLHSTIKDFQQIDVHFYFVNCTSPIFETIKRCDLYLHGKFTLKMFATIQDAKTYFEKEMCLRY; encoded by the exons ATGGAGAAAGAAGATATATTTTTGCAAGTAAGTTTAGAAAGGCCTGTTTATGAACAAGAAGCCTTAAATAGAGATTATCAGTATGAAAAACCAAAAACACCTG tatttcaaaatgcaataaataatataaaatcaacAAATTGGAAGTCGTATTTTATGTCTGCAATTCCAACTATAAGTTGGTTAAAAAAATATAGatggaaagaaaatataatatcggATATAATATCTGGTTTAACAGTAGCAATTATGCATATTCCTCAGGGGATGGCTTATGCACTTTTAGGAAATGTACCACCAGTAGTTGGTATATATATGGCATTCTTTCCTGTTttagtatattttttctttgGTACATCTAGACATGTATCAATgg GAACATTCGCCGTGGTTTGCTTAATGACTGGGAAAACAGTGACGACTTATTCGGTATCAcacaatgaaattataaatccGAATGCTACAAATGCAACGTCCGATCATCCCGAAGAATATTTATATACACCCATACAAGTAGCAACAGCAGTTACATTAATGGTTGGGATATATCAG ATCGTAATGTATATATTTCATTTGGGTATAATAAGCACATTACTTAGCGAACCTTTAGTCAATAGTTTTACGACCGGAGCAGCCGTTTATGTCTTAACATCTCAAATCAAAGATTTGTTAGGTTTAAAAATACCAAGACAAAAAGGatattttcaacttattttt acATTGATAGATATATTTAAAGATATACAGAATACAAATTTGGCTGCTGTAATCGTATCATTGATAACTATTATCGTTCTTGTttgtaataatgaatttttaaag CCTTGGGCAAGCAAAAAGTGCAGTATCCCAATACCAATTGAATTGATAGCAGTTGTGAGTGGAACattaatttcgaaatatttttatttgtctgAGAAATATAGTATTCGAGATGTAGGTGATATTCCAACTGG ATTGCCAACACCACAAATACCAACGTTTGAGCTGTTACACTTGGTAGCGATAGATAGTATCGCTATAACTATGGTTTCTTACACCATAACTATATCGATGGCCTTAATATTTGCACAAAaacttaattataaaattgactCGAATCAAGAACTTCTTGCTATG GGTCTGAGTAATATAGTGGGATCTTGTTTCTCATGCATGCCAGTATCAGCGTCTTTAAGTAGATCTTTAATTCAACAAACTGTCGGTGGCCGAACACAAATAGCTAGTATTGTATCTTGTTTAATATTACTTACTATTCTGTTATGGATCGCTCCGTTTTTCGAACCTTTGCCACGATGTGTTCTGGCATCAATTATTGTT GTAGCGTTGAAAGGAATGTTTCAGCAAGCCAATCAACttatgaaattttggaaattaagTAAATACGATGCGATCATTTGGATCGTGACGTTCTTGATAGTAGTAATAGTAAGCATTGACATTGGTTTACTAAGTGGAATAATATTGTCACTtggaattattttattgcaaagTCTTAGACCGTATACTTGTTTATTGGGACATATACCAAACACGGATTTATATTTAGATTCGAGTAGATTCAAAACG GCAGTAGAAATTCCtggattaaaaatatttcattattgtgGAACTTTGAACTTCGCGAACAGCGATTATTTTAAATCGGAATTAAACAAGTTGATCGGTATAAATCCACAAAAAGTTATCGAACAGAAGGCTAagttaaaagaaaaagggattTATATGGATACACAAGATTCAGAAGATATACAAGAGCTAAGGTGTATAATAATGGATATGAGCGCGTTAAGTTATATCGACTCTAGCGGTGTAAGCACTTTGCACTCGACGATAAAAGATTTCCAACAAATTGacgtacatttttattttgttaattgtacaaGTCCTATCTTTGAAACCATTAAAAGATGTGACTTGTATCTACATGGAAAATTTACGCTTAAGATGTTTGCGACTATACAAGATGCTAAAACGTATTTTGAAAAGGAAATGTGCTTAAGGTATTGA
- the LOC117603801 gene encoding prestin isoform X3 → MYQWKLLRQVKTMKHYWHSSGTFAVVCLMTGKTVTTYSVSHNEIINPNATNATSDHPEEYLYTPIQVATAVTLMVGIYQIVMYIFHLGIISTLLSEPLVNSFTTGAAVYVLTSQIKDLLGLKIPRQKGYFQLIFTLIDIFKDIQNTNLAAVIVSLITIIVLVCNNEFLKPWASKKCSIPIPIELIAVVSGTLISKYFYLSEKYSIRDVGDIPTGLPTPQIPTFELLHLVAIDSIAITMVSYTITISMALIFAQKLNYKIDSNQELLAMGLSNIVGSCFSCMPVSASLSRSLIQQTVGGRTQIASIVSCLILLTILLWIAPFFEPLPRCVLASIIVVALKGMFQQANQLMKFWKLSKYDAIIWIVTFLIVVIVSIDIGLLSGIILSLGIILLQSLRPYTCLLGHIPNTDLYLDSSRFKTAVEIPGLKIFHYCGTLNFANSDYFKSELNKLIGINPQKVIEQKAKLKEKGIYMDTQDSEDIQELRCIIMDMSALSYIDSSGVSTLHSTIKDFQQIDVHFYFVNCTSPIFETIKRCDLYLHGKFTLKMFATIQDAKTYFEKEMCLRY, encoded by the exons ATGTATCAATgg AAACTTCTTAGACAAGTTAAAACAATGAAACATTATTGGCACTCATCAGGAACATTCGCCGTGGTTTGCTTAATGACTGGGAAAACAGTGACGACTTATTCGGTATCAcacaatgaaattataaatccGAATGCTACAAATGCAACGTCCGATCATCCCGAAGAATATTTATATACACCCATACAAGTAGCAACAGCAGTTACATTAATGGTTGGGATATATCAG ATCGTAATGTATATATTTCATTTGGGTATAATAAGCACATTACTTAGCGAACCTTTAGTCAATAGTTTTACGACCGGAGCAGCCGTTTATGTCTTAACATCTCAAATCAAAGATTTGTTAGGTTTAAAAATACCAAGACAAAAAGGatattttcaacttattttt acATTGATAGATATATTTAAAGATATACAGAATACAAATTTGGCTGCTGTAATCGTATCATTGATAACTATTATCGTTCTTGTttgtaataatgaatttttaaag CCTTGGGCAAGCAAAAAGTGCAGTATCCCAATACCAATTGAATTGATAGCAGTTGTGAGTGGAACattaatttcgaaatatttttatttgtctgAGAAATATAGTATTCGAGATGTAGGTGATATTCCAACTGG ATTGCCAACACCACAAATACCAACGTTTGAGCTGTTACACTTGGTAGCGATAGATAGTATCGCTATAACTATGGTTTCTTACACCATAACTATATCGATGGCCTTAATATTTGCACAAAaacttaattataaaattgactCGAATCAAGAACTTCTTGCTATG GGTCTGAGTAATATAGTGGGATCTTGTTTCTCATGCATGCCAGTATCAGCGTCTTTAAGTAGATCTTTAATTCAACAAACTGTCGGTGGCCGAACACAAATAGCTAGTATTGTATCTTGTTTAATATTACTTACTATTCTGTTATGGATCGCTCCGTTTTTCGAACCTTTGCCACGATGTGTTCTGGCATCAATTATTGTT GTAGCGTTGAAAGGAATGTTTCAGCAAGCCAATCAACttatgaaattttggaaattaagTAAATACGATGCGATCATTTGGATCGTGACGTTCTTGATAGTAGTAATAGTAAGCATTGACATTGGTTTACTAAGTGGAATAATATTGTCACTtggaattattttattgcaaagTCTTAGACCGTATACTTGTTTATTGGGACATATACCAAACACGGATTTATATTTAGATTCGAGTAGATTCAAAACG GCAGTAGAAATTCCtggattaaaaatatttcattattgtgGAACTTTGAACTTCGCGAACAGCGATTATTTTAAATCGGAATTAAACAAGTTGATCGGTATAAATCCACAAAAAGTTATCGAACAGAAGGCTAagttaaaagaaaaagggattTATATGGATACACAAGATTCAGAAGATATACAAGAGCTAAGGTGTATAATAATGGATATGAGCGCGTTAAGTTATATCGACTCTAGCGGTGTAAGCACTTTGCACTCGACGATAAAAGATTTCCAACAAATTGacgtacatttttattttgttaattgtacaaGTCCTATCTTTGAAACCATTAAAAGATGTGACTTGTATCTACATGGAAAATTTACGCTTAAGATGTTTGCGACTATACAAGATGCTAAAACGTATTTTGAAAAGGAAATGTGCTTAAGGTATTGA
- the LOC117603802 gene encoding small ribosomal subunit protein mS39 isoform X2 produces the protein MNHFKYISSRGSWCQFKRLQSSSSNSTIQIPPRIERKPTDILNALESTIPKDKMATGYVYHDDPFLLPTKKQNHRIYALSYESGKKTAMWVHKAHGNLFPRNLSEPMIKAFKPPIKYTRKDQVSEEILLQAMSEYRLSDAVDIYELLETNVSNKTKQALLELLCFYNYGNVPYNTLPIEHWYSKPAVFIWKHNKQVDDLYKFLIEQDPETAALAHNAMLCGLAKCSRIDESWMLFEKCENENIPLTVTTYNYIMKIMIEIYNKKNEEKVANLYKLLKSMAKRGIKPNVWTLNAALKLVSTSPSLAAENLMKHLCKEFKQLNIKFSLASYRHIIKILVEKGDSTYNDFMHLLHTVSKENFTIQDPMDVTFFSVAMECALKCYNDRKAGDMIHKIFLTGDNYKFISDSDGDNLYYNSYIRLLLRTSTIDEFFKFYEEFVPNEHIPSVRLYTEIVNELKFHEQKAVAKYVARIWSDITLFGYMNLSLKLLVISLMEIACLPAESPLRTVFVDAAWTCWNDIKMEIQNKLQTYTPVQTAMTGSIVMMLLCGNRINESMDVLSYTIEQPHLFVPTMTKEQLTKLFESYISKDCITGTLLVLQYATNFGFPEATEMARKLYDHPQLTDIDRNKLINLVGEEALDTLDKSKS, from the exons ATGAATCACTTCAAATATATATCATCTAG AGGTTCATGGTGTCAGTTCAAAAGATTGCAATCTTCGTCATCAAATTCTACAATCCAAATACCACCTAGAATAGAACGTAAACCTACAGatattttaaat GCTCTTGAAAGTACAATACCAAAGGATAAAATGGCAACTGGCTACGTGTATCATGATGATCCTTTCTTACTTCcaacaaaaaaacaaaatcaTCGTATATATGCATTGTCGTATGAATCAGGCAAAAAAACAGCTATGTGGGTTCATAAAGCACATGGGAATCTATTTCCCCGAAATCTCTCTGAACCAATGATTAAA GCATTTAAACCACCAATAAAATATACTCGTAAAGATCAAGTATCAGAAGAAATACTATTACAAGCCATGTCTGAATATAGATTATCAGATGCTGTTGATATTTATGAGTTATTAGAAACCAATGTTTCCAATAAAACAAAACAAGCACTTTTAGAATTGTTGTGCTTTTACAATTATGGAAATGTTCCATATAATACATTGCCTATTGAACACTGGTATTCTAAACCTGCAGTATTTATATGGAA ACATAATAAACAGGTTGATgacttatataaatttttaatagaacaAGATCCTGAAACAGCAGCTTTAGCTCACAATGCTATGTTATGTGGTTTAGCAAAGTGCTCAAGA ATTGATGAAAGTTGGATGCTGTTTGAGAAATGTGAAAACGAAAATATTCCATTAACTGTTACTACTTACAATTACATTATGAAGATAatgatagaaatttataataaaaaaaatgaagaaaaagtagcaaacttataTAAATTACTTAAATCAATGGCCAAAAGAGGAATTAAACCAAATGTTTGGACGTTGAATGCTGCTCTTAAACTGGTTTCTACATCACCATCACTGGCAGCTGAAAATCTTATGAAACATTTATGTAAAGAATTTAAAcagttaaatataaaattttcgttAGCTTCGTATCGTCATATTATAAAGATACTTGTAGAAAAAG GTGATTCTacatataatgattttatgcaTCTCCTACATACAGTATCAAAGgaaaatttcacaattcaaGATCCGATGGATGTTACATTCTTTAGTGTTGCTATGGAGTGTGCTCTTAAATGTTACAATGATAGAAAAGCTGGTGACATGATACACAAAATTTTTCTTACTGgggataattataaatttatttcagaTAGTGATGGA GATAATCTATATTACAATTCATACATAAGATTACTATTAAGGACAAGCACGATAGAcgaattcttcaaattttatgAAGAGTTTGTTCCAAATGAACATATTCCAAGCGTGCGGTTATACACTGAAATTGTAAATGAGCTAAAATTTCACGAACAGAAAGCTGTAGCAAAATACGTAGCAAGGATATGGTCAGATATAACTCTATTTGGTTATATGAACCTTTCATTGAAGTTACTTGTCATATCGTTGATGGAAATAGCTTGCTTACCAGCCGAGTCACCTTTGAGAACAGTCTTTGTAGATGCAGCTTGGACTTGTTGGAATGACATTAAG ATGGAAAtccaaaataaattacaaacgtATACTCCGGTTCAAACTGCGATGACGGGTTCTATCGTAATGATGTTACTATGCGGTAACCGCATAAATGAAAGTATGGACGTTTTATCGTACACCATTGAACAACCACATTTGTTTGTACCAACAATGACCAAAGAACAATTGACTAAACTATTTGAAAGCTATATTTCAAAGGACTGTATTACAGGAACTTTA CTTGTTCTCCAATACGCTACAAATTTTGGATTTCCAGAAGCCACTGAGATGGCTAGGAAGTTGTATGATCACCCACAACTTACAGATATTGACCGTAATAAATTGATCAATTTAGTAGGGGAGGAAGCGTTGGATACTTTAGATAAATCGAAGtcataa
- the LOC117603802 gene encoding small ribosomal subunit protein mS39 isoform X1 — MNHFKYISSSRGSWCQFKRLQSSSSNSTIQIPPRIERKPTDILNALESTIPKDKMATGYVYHDDPFLLPTKKQNHRIYALSYESGKKTAMWVHKAHGNLFPRNLSEPMIKAFKPPIKYTRKDQVSEEILLQAMSEYRLSDAVDIYELLETNVSNKTKQALLELLCFYNYGNVPYNTLPIEHWYSKPAVFIWKHNKQVDDLYKFLIEQDPETAALAHNAMLCGLAKCSRIDESWMLFEKCENENIPLTVTTYNYIMKIMIEIYNKKNEEKVANLYKLLKSMAKRGIKPNVWTLNAALKLVSTSPSLAAENLMKHLCKEFKQLNIKFSLASYRHIIKILVEKGDSTYNDFMHLLHTVSKENFTIQDPMDVTFFSVAMECALKCYNDRKAGDMIHKIFLTGDNYKFISDSDGDNLYYNSYIRLLLRTSTIDEFFKFYEEFVPNEHIPSVRLYTEIVNELKFHEQKAVAKYVARIWSDITLFGYMNLSLKLLVISLMEIACLPAESPLRTVFVDAAWTCWNDIKMEIQNKLQTYTPVQTAMTGSIVMMLLCGNRINESMDVLSYTIEQPHLFVPTMTKEQLTKLFESYISKDCITGTLLVLQYATNFGFPEATEMARKLYDHPQLTDIDRNKLINLVGEEALDTLDKSKS; from the exons ATGAATCACTTCAAATATATATCATCTAG CAGAGGTTCATGGTGTCAGTTCAAAAGATTGCAATCTTCGTCATCAAATTCTACAATCCAAATACCACCTAGAATAGAACGTAAACCTACAGatattttaaat GCTCTTGAAAGTACAATACCAAAGGATAAAATGGCAACTGGCTACGTGTATCATGATGATCCTTTCTTACTTCcaacaaaaaaacaaaatcaTCGTATATATGCATTGTCGTATGAATCAGGCAAAAAAACAGCTATGTGGGTTCATAAAGCACATGGGAATCTATTTCCCCGAAATCTCTCTGAACCAATGATTAAA GCATTTAAACCACCAATAAAATATACTCGTAAAGATCAAGTATCAGAAGAAATACTATTACAAGCCATGTCTGAATATAGATTATCAGATGCTGTTGATATTTATGAGTTATTAGAAACCAATGTTTCCAATAAAACAAAACAAGCACTTTTAGAATTGTTGTGCTTTTACAATTATGGAAATGTTCCATATAATACATTGCCTATTGAACACTGGTATTCTAAACCTGCAGTATTTATATGGAA ACATAATAAACAGGTTGATgacttatataaatttttaatagaacaAGATCCTGAAACAGCAGCTTTAGCTCACAATGCTATGTTATGTGGTTTAGCAAAGTGCTCAAGA ATTGATGAAAGTTGGATGCTGTTTGAGAAATGTGAAAACGAAAATATTCCATTAACTGTTACTACTTACAATTACATTATGAAGATAatgatagaaatttataataaaaaaaatgaagaaaaagtagcaaacttataTAAATTACTTAAATCAATGGCCAAAAGAGGAATTAAACCAAATGTTTGGACGTTGAATGCTGCTCTTAAACTGGTTTCTACATCACCATCACTGGCAGCTGAAAATCTTATGAAACATTTATGTAAAGAATTTAAAcagttaaatataaaattttcgttAGCTTCGTATCGTCATATTATAAAGATACTTGTAGAAAAAG GTGATTCTacatataatgattttatgcaTCTCCTACATACAGTATCAAAGgaaaatttcacaattcaaGATCCGATGGATGTTACATTCTTTAGTGTTGCTATGGAGTGTGCTCTTAAATGTTACAATGATAGAAAAGCTGGTGACATGATACACAAAATTTTTCTTACTGgggataattataaatttatttcagaTAGTGATGGA GATAATCTATATTACAATTCATACATAAGATTACTATTAAGGACAAGCACGATAGAcgaattcttcaaattttatgAAGAGTTTGTTCCAAATGAACATATTCCAAGCGTGCGGTTATACACTGAAATTGTAAATGAGCTAAAATTTCACGAACAGAAAGCTGTAGCAAAATACGTAGCAAGGATATGGTCAGATATAACTCTATTTGGTTATATGAACCTTTCATTGAAGTTACTTGTCATATCGTTGATGGAAATAGCTTGCTTACCAGCCGAGTCACCTTTGAGAACAGTCTTTGTAGATGCAGCTTGGACTTGTTGGAATGACATTAAG ATGGAAAtccaaaataaattacaaacgtATACTCCGGTTCAAACTGCGATGACGGGTTCTATCGTAATGATGTTACTATGCGGTAACCGCATAAATGAAAGTATGGACGTTTTATCGTACACCATTGAACAACCACATTTGTTTGTACCAACAATGACCAAAGAACAATTGACTAAACTATTTGAAAGCTATATTTCAAAGGACTGTATTACAGGAACTTTA CTTGTTCTCCAATACGCTACAAATTTTGGATTTCCAGAAGCCACTGAGATGGCTAGGAAGTTGTATGATCACCCACAACTTACAGATATTGACCGTAATAAATTGATCAATTTAGTAGGGGAGGAAGCGTTGGATACTTTAGATAAATCGAAGtcataa
- the LOC117603809 gene encoding uncharacterized protein LOC117603809, with the protein MVDEKEDVRLTLESVRELITKDEPDVEITSLEEEPGSGRGDNYTSVLYRVRAKGRKRITNDKWSNYELAIIYKVLPRSREHREAFKSELLFRNEVAFYTYVWPALNKLQANSKQVFSGVAKIYAAQIDLIAMEDLRERDFKMADRRKGLQLDDLKRVLKTLAGFHALSLTLRETRPEEFTKLSDPNEGQGVKEALFRPENEDWYRQYYQVAAKNAIRMVSDSLPSHMEHRRVEIMEKLQAFLDDQVFFRTMCELVATQGPLTVFCHGDCWTNNILFKDNTSPNEEVVYLVDFQLARVGSLALDLANLLYCCTTGEIRRVHMIQLLQHYHFHLMSSLHTLNPKQPPKDPSVMWELLDEEMRRCGRFGIGLALDMLPISTCESEDAPDLYEKSGTNEIKQNMRAPPRGGTECARLMTDLVIELVNNHAL; encoded by the exons ATGGTGGACGAAAAAGAAGACGTCCGTCTTACCTTGGAATCTGTTCGCGAACTGATAACAAAAGATGAACCAGACGTAGAAATTACAAGTTTAGAAGAGGAACCTGGCTCAGGAAGGGGTGACAATTACACATCTGTGCTGTATCGTGTTCGAGCTAAAGGACGTAAACGGATAACAAACGATAAATGGAGTAATTATGAACTTGCGATTATTTACAAAGTTTTACCTCGATCAAGAGAACACCGCGAAGCTTTTAAAAGCGAGTTACTATTTCGAAACGAAGTAGCATTTTACACGTACGTGTGGCCAGCTTTGAACAAATTACAAGCAAATAGTAAACAAGTTTTTAGCGGAGTTGCTAAAATATATGCGGCACAGATTGATCTTATTGCTATGGAAGATTTACGAGAAAGAGATTTTAAAATGGCAGATAGAAGGAAAGGGTTACAACTTGATGATTTAAAACGAGTATTGAAAACTTTAGCGGGTTTCCATGCGCTTAGTTTGACTCTTAGAGAGACAAG GCCGGAGGAATTTACAAAATTGTCGGATCCAAACGAAGGTCAAGGTGTAAAAGAGGCTCTTTTCCGACCAGAAAATGAAGATTGGTACCGTCAATATTATCAAGTTGCTGCTAAGAATGCTATTAGAATGGTGTCCGATAGTCTTCCTAGTCACATGGAGCACAGAAGGGTTGAAATAATGGAGAAATTGCAAGCGTTTCTTGACGACCAAGTATTTTTTCGCACTATGTGCGAATTAGTAGCTACGCAAGGCCCTCTTACCGTGTTTTGTCATGGTGATTGCTGgactaataatattttatttaaagataATACTAGTCCAAACGAAGAA GTCGTCTATTTAGTCGATTTTCAACTAGCTCGAGTTGGTTCACTTGCCCTTGATCTTGCAAACTTGCTGTACTGTTGCACAACTGGGGAAATTAGACGAGTTCATATGATCCAACTTCTCCAACactatcattttcatttaatgtCCTCATTACATACGCTAAATCCAAAACAACCACCAAAAGATCCTTCTGTGATGTGGGAATT ATTAGACGAGGAAATGCGACGTTGTGGACGATTTGGTATTGGTCTTGCATTAGATATGTTACCAATTAGTACCTGTGAAAGCGAAGACGCTCCAGATTTATACGAAAAGTCGGGAACAAacgaaataaaacaaaatatgcGAGCACCACCACGCGGAGGAACGGAATGTGCACGACTCATGACTGATTTAGTTATAGAACTTGTGAATAATCATGCTTTATAG